In a single window of the Methylophaga frappieri genome:
- the mgtE gene encoding magnesium transporter, translating into MSELEQHNALNQSLNTLAEALQSGRFIRMRRLLSSLHPAETAHLLESLPPAERKVCWPIINPELRGEVLSYIGEDVRTSLMVDMDTADLLNATEDLDTDDVVDLLQDLPDHVMQEVLRAMDSQRRRRIEVILGYEEDTAGGLMNTDVVTVRSDITLEVVLRYLRMLGELPENTDSLYVVDHNDKYLGTLQLSQVVSRSRSMTVREVMSHQIEPIPANMSDEDVAHRFEKHDLISAPVVDKDNHLLGRITIDDVVDVIRDVAEHSMLSMAGLGEDEDTFAPVKRSVHRRSVWLGINLLTAFLASWVIGLFDTTIEKVVALAVLMPIVASMGGIAGSQTLTLVIRSMALGQLNDNNKRWLLRKEIAVGAVNGIIWAIAIAFVTYLWFQEVGIAVLIGIAIIINLLAASLAGVTIPLALKKVGIDPALSGSVLLTTITDVIGFMAFLGFATLFIV; encoded by the coding sequence ATGTCTGAACTGGAACAACACAATGCGTTAAACCAGTCGCTGAATACCCTTGCTGAAGCGCTACAAAGCGGACGTTTCATCAGGATGCGGCGATTGTTGTCCAGTTTACATCCTGCTGAAACAGCACACCTGTTGGAATCTTTGCCTCCAGCAGAACGCAAAGTCTGTTGGCCAATTATTAATCCCGAGCTTCGCGGTGAAGTACTGTCCTACATCGGTGAAGATGTTCGGACCAGCCTCATGGTCGACATGGATACGGCGGACCTGCTGAATGCGACCGAAGATCTGGATACAGACGACGTCGTCGACTTGCTGCAAGACTTGCCTGACCATGTTATGCAGGAAGTGCTGCGGGCGATGGACAGTCAACGGCGTCGCAGAATCGAAGTTATTCTCGGTTATGAAGAGGATACCGCCGGTGGCTTGATGAATACGGACGTAGTCACCGTTCGTTCTGATATTACATTGGAAGTTGTTTTACGCTACTTGCGTATGCTCGGTGAGCTGCCAGAAAACACTGATAGCCTTTATGTCGTTGACCATAATGACAAATATTTGGGAACACTACAGTTATCTCAAGTCGTCAGTCGAAGTCGTTCAATGACGGTTCGCGAAGTCATGTCGCATCAGATTGAGCCAATTCCGGCCAATATGTCAGATGAAGATGTCGCGCATCGGTTTGAAAAACATGATCTTATCTCCGCCCCAGTCGTAGATAAAGATAATCACCTATTAGGACGGATTACTATCGATGACGTCGTCGATGTTATCCGTGATGTTGCCGAGCATTCGATGCTGAGTATGGCGGGTCTTGGTGAAGATGAAGACACCTTTGCCCCAGTCAAGCGTAGCGTCCATCGTCGCTCGGTTTGGTTAGGGATTAATTTGTTGACCGCTTTTCTTGCCTCGTGGGTAATTGGGCTGTTTGATACCACCATTGAAAAAGTGGTTGCGCTCGCCGTACTCATGCCTATTGTGGCTAGTATGGGCGGCATCGCCGGTAGTCAGACGCTTACGCTGGTAATTCGCTCTATGGCGCTGGGACAGCTTAATGACAATAACAAACGCTGGCTACTGCGCAAAGAAATTGCGGTGGGCGCAGTAAATGGCATTATTTGGGCTATCGCCATCGCATTTGTCACTTACTTATGGTTCCAGGAAGTCGGCATTGCCGTGCTTATCGGCATTGCGATTATTATTAATCTGCTGGCCGCCTCGCTGGCAGGCGTCACTATTCCATTAGCACTGAAAAAGGTGGGGATTGATCCGGCGTTATCCGGCAGTGTTTTGCTGACAACGATTACGGATGTCATCGGTTTTATGGCTTTCCTCGGATTTGCTACGCTATTTATTGTTTAA
- a CDS encoding Na(+)-translocating NADH-quinone reductase subunit A, translated as MHFSIKKGLTLPIAGSPEQSISDANPVTSVAVLGNEYVGMRPTMLVEEGEQVKLGQPLFEDKKIPGVLFTAPGAGVVKAINRGAKRALQSVIIELDNNAEDAIQFDAHPAEKLAVLDRAVVEQQLLQSGLWVAFRTRPYSKSPAPGSTPKAIFVTAMDTNPLAADPAVVIKEHATDFQYGLTILSRLTDGPINLCQTPQSALPTPELTQLKTYTFSGPHPSGLVGTHIHFIDPVSATKSVWHIGYQDVIAIGKLFTTGQIWTERVIALAGPLVSQPRLLRTRLGASTEDLVRGEIQAVQSRVISGSVLNGHTASNWAAYLGRFHTQISVLAEGNQRELLGWIRPGGKNKFSALNVFFSKLFGKKELALTTSQNGSPRAMVPVGVFEYVMPLDILPTQLLRALLVRDTDSAQALGCLELDEEDLALCSYACSGKYEYGPALRANLTQIEKEG; from the coding sequence ATGCATTTCTCAATTAAGAAAGGGCTAACCTTGCCCATTGCCGGTAGCCCGGAACAATCCATTAGTGATGCAAACCCGGTTACCTCTGTCGCCGTTTTGGGCAATGAATACGTTGGTATGCGCCCCACCATGCTGGTTGAAGAAGGTGAACAGGTAAAACTCGGGCAGCCATTATTTGAAGATAAAAAAATTCCAGGCGTGTTATTTACCGCGCCGGGTGCTGGTGTCGTCAAAGCCATTAATCGAGGCGCCAAACGCGCTTTGCAGTCAGTCATTATTGAGCTGGATAATAACGCTGAAGATGCCATCCAGTTTGACGCGCATCCCGCTGAGAAACTGGCTGTACTGGATCGAGCGGTTGTTGAACAACAGCTTCTGCAATCTGGCCTTTGGGTGGCATTTCGGACCAGGCCTTACAGCAAAAGCCCGGCCCCGGGCAGTACACCTAAAGCCATTTTTGTCACGGCAATGGATACAAACCCATTAGCGGCGGATCCGGCGGTCGTTATTAAAGAACATGCGACTGATTTCCAGTATGGGCTTACCATTCTAAGCCGGTTGACGGATGGCCCGATCAATCTCTGCCAAACACCGCAGTCAGCATTACCGACCCCTGAGCTGACACAGTTAAAAACCTATACCTTTTCCGGACCACATCCCAGCGGGCTGGTCGGTACCCATATCCATTTCATTGACCCTGTCAGTGCCACTAAATCGGTATGGCATATCGGTTACCAAGATGTCATTGCTATTGGAAAATTATTTACAACTGGCCAAATTTGGACTGAACGCGTTATTGCCCTTGCCGGTCCGCTAGTGAGCCAACCCCGATTGCTTCGAACCCGACTGGGAGCCAGCACTGAAGACCTGGTTCGTGGTGAAATACAGGCTGTGCAATCACGGGTCATTTCTGGTTCGGTTCTTAATGGCCACACAGCAAGTAACTGGGCAGCTTACCTTGGCCGGTTTCATACACAAATATCGGTATTGGCTGAAGGTAACCAACGCGAGCTGCTCGGCTGGATTCGGCCAGGCGGTAAAAACAAGTTTTCTGCGCTAAATGTCTTTTTTTCAAAGTTGTTTGGTAAAAAAGAACTGGCACTCACTACATCGCAAAATGGCAGCCCCAGAGCGATGGTGCCGGTCGGTGTTTTTGAGTACGTCATGCCACTGGATATTTTGCCGACGCAGCTATTACGTGCGCTGCTAGTTAGAGATACCGATTCTGCTCAAGCGCTAGGTTGTTTGGAATTGGATGAAGAAGATCTGGCACTGTGTTCCTATGCCTGCTCCGGCAAATACGAATATGGCCCGGCATTACGGGCAAACCTGACACAGATAGAGAAAGAAGGCTGA
- the aroC gene encoding chorismate synthase translates to MSGNSFGKLFTVTTFGESHGLALGCIVDGCPPGLMLSEADLQRDLDRRRPGKSRHETQRREPDQVKILSGVFEGKTTGTPIGLLIENVDQRSKDYGNIARQFRPAHADYTYHHKYGFRDYRGGGRSSARETAMRVAAGGIAKKFLMDRYGIEIQGYLAQLGPIKGHRLDWAHRDQSLFFNPDPAIESELEKYMDALRKEGNSIGARINVIARHVPPGLGEPVFDRLDADIAHAMMSINAVKGVEIGAGFDAVTQKGTEHRDEMTLDGFLSNHAGGTLGGISSGQDILVSMALKPTSSLRIPGQSIDIDGEPVEVVTHGRHDPCVGIRATPIAEAMLALVLMDHLLRHRAQNADVTTSTPVITK, encoded by the coding sequence ATGTCAGGCAACAGCTTCGGAAAACTCTTCACCGTCACCACTTTCGGTGAAAGCCATGGTTTAGCGCTCGGTTGTATTGTTGATGGTTGTCCGCCAGGCCTCATGTTATCTGAAGCAGATTTACAACGGGATTTGGACCGGCGGCGTCCTGGCAAAAGTCGCCATGAAACGCAGCGTCGAGAGCCAGATCAAGTCAAAATCCTCTCCGGTGTGTTTGAGGGAAAAACAACTGGTACGCCGATTGGTTTACTGATTGAAAACGTCGATCAGCGTTCTAAAGATTACGGCAATATCGCACGACAATTTCGCCCCGCTCATGCCGATTATACGTATCACCATAAATACGGCTTTCGTGATTATCGTGGTGGTGGTCGCTCATCAGCCAGAGAAACGGCGATGCGTGTTGCCGCTGGCGGGATTGCCAAAAAATTCCTGATGGATCGCTATGGCATTGAAATACAGGGCTATCTGGCACAGTTAGGCCCAATAAAAGGACACAGGCTGGACTGGGCACACCGAGATCAGAGTCTGTTTTTTAACCCCGACCCTGCTATTGAAAGCGAACTCGAAAAGTACATGGATGCGCTTCGCAAGGAAGGCAATTCAATTGGTGCCCGCATCAATGTCATTGCCCGGCATGTGCCGCCAGGCTTGGGGGAGCCCGTTTTTGATCGACTTGATGCCGATATTGCGCATGCAATGATGAGCATTAATGCCGTCAAAGGCGTGGAAATCGGCGCCGGTTTTGATGCTGTGACACAAAAAGGTACGGAACATCGTGATGAAATGACACTGGATGGATTCTTGAGCAATCATGCTGGCGGCACCTTGGGCGGTATTTCCAGTGGTCAGGATATTCTGGTCAGCATGGCATTAAAACCCACCTCAAGTTTGCGTATTCCCGGACAAAGCATTGATATTGACGGCGAACCTGTCGAGGTCGTCACCCATGGTCGTCATGATCCTTGTGTTGGCATCCGTGCAACGCCAATTGCAGAAGCCATGCTGGCATTAGTTTTAATGGATCACCTGCTTCGTCATCGCGCACAAAATGCCGATGTGACAACCAGCACGCCGGTTATAACCAAGTAA
- a CDS encoding PTS sugar transporter subunit IIA → MTVGVLIVSHNHIGTELINTARQMLSCCPLPTKVISIEVKDNPEAIRKQLDQELLGLDQGHGILILTDMFGSTPSNIACAVSDRNDIRIVSGLNLPMLIRVLNYPALSLDELEIKAISGGQEGIVRCHHSGYLS, encoded by the coding sequence ATGACGGTAGGCGTTTTAATCGTATCGCATAACCATATCGGTACGGAACTTATTAATACGGCAAGGCAAATGCTTTCATGTTGTCCGCTGCCAACCAAAGTCATCTCTATTGAAGTCAAAGACAATCCTGAGGCGATTCGTAAACAGCTAGATCAGGAGTTACTTGGACTAGATCAGGGACATGGTATTCTCATTTTGACAGATATGTTTGGCTCTACGCCAAGCAATATTGCGTGTGCTGTTTCAGATCGGAATGATATCCGCATTGTTTCCGGCTTGAATCTTCCCATGTTAATTCGCGTGCTCAATTACCCGGCACTGTCACTTGATGAGCTTGAAATAAAAGCCATCAGTGGCGGTCAGGAAGGCATTGTGCGTTGCCATCATTCGGGTTATTTATCATGA
- the hpf gene encoding ribosome hibernation-promoting factor, HPF/YfiA family, whose translation MQLNLSGQHLDITDSLRDHVNKKFEKLTRHFDHMTNVHVVLSVEKERQKAEATVHVSGADLFASDEQENMYSAIENLVAKLDRQIIKHKDKITNHHQADGAMKKHNAS comes from the coding sequence ATGCAATTAAACTTAAGCGGACAACATTTAGACATCACCGATAGTCTTCGTGATCACGTCAACAAAAAATTTGAAAAACTGACCCGTCATTTTGACCATATGACCAACGTTCATGTGGTTTTGTCCGTCGAAAAAGAGCGACAAAAAGCCGAGGCGACGGTCCATGTCAGTGGCGCCGATCTGTTCGCTTCTGATGAGCAGGAAAACATGTACAGCGCAATTGAAAATCTGGTTGCCAAACTGGATCGCCAGATTATTAAACACAAAGATAAAATCACCAATCACCATCAAGCGGATGGTGCCATGAAAAAACATAATGCGAGTTAA
- a CDS encoding PTS sugar transporter subunit IIA: MLIAALLVNADNISYQDEATSKKRVLENLSHLLAANSEALSADKVFQVLLERERLGSTGLGKGIAIPHARVPGLTHTMAAMLTLSEPVDFESADGQPVDIAFGLLVPEDDSENHLQHLSRLVSIFRDADCCGKIRHAGSADAIFEYLLSLDED, translated from the coding sequence ATGCTGATCGCTGCGCTGTTAGTCAATGCCGATAATATTAGTTATCAGGATGAAGCCACCAGTAAAAAAAGAGTACTGGAAAACCTCAGTCACTTGCTGGCGGCTAACAGCGAAGCGCTGTCTGCCGATAAAGTCTTTCAGGTACTGCTTGAACGGGAACGTTTGGGCAGTACCGGACTCGGCAAAGGTATTGCGATCCCCCATGCCCGCGTTCCAGGTTTAACCCATACCATGGCAGCCATGCTCACCTTAAGTGAACCGGTAGATTTTGAATCTGCTGATGGACAGCCAGTTGATATCGCTTTTGGTCTGCTGGTACCAGAAGATGATTCAGAAAATCATCTACAGCATTTATCACGATTGGTGAGTATATTTCGCGATGCCGATTGCTGCGGAAAAATTCGCCATGCAGGCAGTGCTGATGCGATATTTGAGTATTTATTGTCATTAGACGAAGATTAG
- a CDS encoding HPr kinase/phosphorylase yields MSANITRYQHGVMVVWQQTGLLITGQPGVGKSSLALALIELGGQLVADDCIDIVSDNDWLTARCPPKIIGLLHHRELGLLDIRAMFGSDAFCPAAKIDAVISLSLTPTALLDESATVEMLAGKALPKLSLTVSNPLPLPSRVALWLKSRSNPTPEIAGSV; encoded by the coding sequence ATGAGCGCAAACATTACGCGCTATCAACATGGCGTAATGGTTGTCTGGCAACAGACTGGGTTGCTCATTACCGGCCAGCCAGGCGTTGGCAAAAGCAGTTTGGCGCTCGCCCTGATTGAACTTGGCGGACAATTAGTTGCTGACGATTGTATTGATATCGTGTCCGATAACGATTGGTTAACGGCACGTTGCCCACCGAAAATTATCGGCCTGTTACATCATCGTGAACTCGGCTTACTGGATATTCGAGCTATGTTTGGCAGTGATGCGTTTTGTCCAGCTGCCAAGATTGATGCTGTAATTTCATTATCATTGACACCGACAGCGTTGCTTGACGAGTCAGCAACTGTCGAAATGCTGGCAGGGAAAGCGCTACCAAAATTATCGCTAACTGTTAGCAATCCTCTCCCATTACCCTCAAGGGTTGCTTTATGGTTGAAGTCACGATCCAACCCAACGCCTGAAATCGCAGGCTCGGTTTAG
- the ptsP gene encoding phosphoenolpyruvate--protein phosphotransferase, with the protein MTLELQGIGVSRGIAIGRAHILFHNQPDVREYLIPAFAIQQEVDRLLDALSQAKQQLKSIRNHIPANAPSDITSFIDTHILMLSDSSLNKVPVEMIRERRCNAEWALQLQRDALINVFNEMDDPYLRTRRDDIDHVINRVHRILADQEVADHEIPDGRLKGHIIIAEDLTPADTVLMQHQGIAAFVTEHGGATSHTTILARSLGIPAIIGVESVRRYVQDNEPLIVDGEAGIMIAGADETTTNEFQRRLRAFDEHISSLSRYKSQPTKTRDGKAITLLANAELPEDISTISAAGAQGIGLYRTEFLYMNRLSPPEEEEQLAAYRDVVEGMNGQPVTIRTFDLGADKTVDGGRQLSQNIVTNPALGLRAIRLCLTQPAMFRTQLRAILRASAFGKIKIMFPMISTMNELFQARNLLEQCKAELDREGLEYDRHIEIGAMIEIPASAVCAEMFARHVDFLSIGTNDLIQYTLAIDRIDDHVNYLYDPLHPAVLKLIHMTLEAGRKHQIPVSMCGEMAGDARYTRLLLAMGLENFSMHPNALLEVKRIINETDLAQLPANTLQIMAVSDAIEADMLIEQINEPDHQA; encoded by the coding sequence ATGACGCTGGAGCTTCAGGGTATTGGTGTCTCTCGTGGCATCGCCATCGGGCGTGCACATATTCTGTTTCATAATCAGCCAGATGTCCGAGAATATCTGATTCCTGCTTTTGCAATACAACAGGAAGTTGACCGATTATTAGATGCCCTGAGTCAAGCAAAACAGCAACTCAAATCTATTCGCAACCATATTCCTGCCAATGCGCCTTCGGACATCACGTCGTTTATCGATACGCATATTTTGATGCTCAGTGATTCCTCACTGAATAAGGTTCCTGTAGAAATGATTCGTGAGCGTCGTTGCAACGCAGAGTGGGCACTTCAATTACAGCGTGATGCCCTCATTAATGTGTTTAACGAAATGGATGATCCTTACCTGCGTACCCGGCGTGATGATATTGATCATGTTATCAATCGTGTGCACCGGATATTGGCCGATCAGGAAGTGGCCGATCATGAGATTCCAGATGGACGACTCAAAGGCCATATCATTATCGCCGAAGATTTAACACCAGCAGATACGGTTCTTATGCAGCATCAGGGCATTGCTGCTTTTGTCACAGAACACGGTGGCGCCACCTCGCATACGACCATTTTGGCCAGAAGTCTTGGTATCCCCGCGATTATTGGTGTCGAGTCAGTACGACGTTATGTTCAGGATAATGAACCGCTGATTGTCGATGGTGAGGCCGGCATTATGATTGCCGGGGCAGATGAAACCACGACCAATGAATTCCAGCGTCGATTGCGCGCTTTTGATGAGCATATTTCCTCGCTCAGCCGCTATAAATCTCAACCAACAAAAACCCGGGATGGCAAAGCCATTACTTTACTGGCTAACGCCGAATTGCCAGAGGATATCAGTACCATTTCTGCTGCTGGCGCCCAAGGCATTGGCCTGTATCGTACTGAGTTTCTCTATATGAACCGGCTCTCACCGCCAGAAGAAGAAGAACAGTTGGCAGCCTATCGCGATGTTGTGGAGGGGATGAATGGTCAACCTGTCACTATTCGAACCTTCGATCTTGGTGCCGACAAAACGGTTGATGGCGGACGGCAACTGTCACAAAACATTGTCACCAATCCTGCTTTGGGGTTACGCGCCATACGACTGTGTCTGACGCAACCGGCAATGTTTAGGACACAGCTACGCGCCATTTTGCGGGCTTCTGCCTTTGGCAAAATCAAAATCATGTTCCCGATGATTTCAACGATGAATGAATTATTTCAAGCAAGAAATCTGTTGGAACAATGTAAAGCAGAGCTGGATCGGGAAGGTCTGGAGTATGACCGACATATTGAAATTGGCGCGATGATTGAAATTCCAGCCAGTGCAGTTTGCGCGGAGATGTTTGCCCGCCATGTCGACTTTTTATCAATTGGTACCAACGATTTGATTCAGTATACGCTGGCCATTGACCGCATTGATGACCACGTTAACTATCTTTATGATCCGCTCCATCCCGCCGTATTGAAATTGATTCACATGACCTTGGAAGCTGGCAGAAAACATCAAATACCGGTTTCCATGTGCGGTGAAATGGCAGGTGATGCCCGCTATACGCGATTACTGCTCGCCATGGGTCTGGAAAACTTCAGTATGCACCCCAATGCATTGCTTGAGGTCAAGCGGATTATCAACGAAACCGATTTAGCTCAGTTACCCGCAAACACACTGCAAATCATGGCTGTTTCTGATGCCATAGAAGCGGACATGTTGATTGAACAAATCAACGAGCCAGATCATCAAGCCTAG
- a CDS encoding RNA polymerase factor sigma-54, producing MKPSLQLRVGQSLSMTPQLQQAIRLLQLSSLELQVEIQEVLETNPLLEVEEDFDFDGESDAPEKRDEDHDSREISELENRDIPEELPVDSQWDDVYDQTTYTASTSVNTAESDFERDGHDESGDTLQQHLLWQMRLTPFTEIEYAIATAIIDSIEDDGYLKCTLEDIQLTLGDDFEEIELDEIETVLHRIQHFDPVGVGARDLRECLLIQLRLFDADAVQHLDVLTALIDQHLDTLAKRDYVAIKRALKVSDDELTDLVRQIQLLNPRPGTLIQRDNTEYVVPDIYARKYQGQWRLSLNPDNAPKLQIADHYAQLINRADNSAENTYLKNNLQEARWFLKSLQSRNETLLKVTQAIVDRQRDFLDHGDEAMKPLVLADIAETVEMHESTISRVTTRKYLHTPRGIFELKYFFSSHVGTESGGECSATAIRAIIKKLVAAENPRKPLSDSKIADILKEQGINVARRTIAKYRETLFIPPSNERKRLV from the coding sequence GTGAAACCATCATTACAGCTACGTGTAGGCCAAAGCCTGTCGATGACGCCGCAGTTACAACAGGCCATTCGTCTGCTACAACTTTCTTCGTTAGAGCTTCAAGTAGAAATTCAGGAAGTTCTCGAAACGAATCCCCTGCTTGAAGTTGAAGAAGACTTTGATTTCGACGGTGAATCTGATGCGCCTGAAAAGCGCGATGAAGACCACGATAGTCGAGAAATCAGTGAACTCGAAAATCGTGATATTCCAGAAGAGTTACCTGTTGATAGTCAGTGGGATGATGTTTACGACCAGACAACCTATACAGCCTCAACCTCTGTAAACACCGCAGAATCAGATTTTGAGCGGGATGGTCACGATGAGAGTGGTGATACCCTGCAACAACATCTTCTGTGGCAGATGCGCCTGACGCCATTTACTGAAATTGAATATGCCATTGCGACGGCAATAATCGACTCCATTGAAGACGATGGCTACCTCAAATGCACGCTTGAAGACATTCAACTGACGCTGGGCGATGATTTTGAAGAAATCGAATTAGACGAAATCGAAACTGTCTTACATCGCATTCAACATTTTGATCCGGTCGGCGTCGGTGCCAGAGATCTGCGGGAATGCTTATTGATCCAACTTCGTCTGTTCGATGCAGATGCCGTCCAGCATCTGGATGTATTGACGGCGTTGATTGATCAACATCTGGACACCTTGGCAAAACGTGATTATGTCGCAATCAAACGAGCCCTCAAAGTCAGTGATGACGAACTGACTGATCTGGTGCGTCAGATACAACTTTTGAACCCGCGGCCTGGCACATTAATCCAGCGGGACAATACCGAATATGTGGTACCAGATATTTATGCACGTAAATATCAAGGCCAGTGGCGTTTGTCTTTGAATCCTGACAATGCGCCAAAATTACAAATTGCCGACCATTATGCTCAATTAATTAATCGGGCAGATAACAGTGCCGAAAATACTTATCTGAAAAATAACCTGCAGGAAGCGCGCTGGTTCCTGAAAAGTCTGCAAAGTCGCAATGAAACGCTACTCAAAGTAACGCAAGCCATCGTCGACAGACAACGCGATTTTCTGGATCACGGCGATGAAGCCATGAAGCCACTCGTGTTGGCAGACATTGCTGAAACGGTTGAAATGCATGAATCTACGATCTCGCGAGTCACAACCCGCAAATATCTACATACGCCCCGCGGTATTTTTGAGCTGAAATACTTTTTCTCCAGTCATGTCGGCACCGAAAGCGGCGGCGAATGTTCAGCAACGGCAATTCGAGCTATTATTAAAAAACTGGTCGCAGCCGAGAACCCAAGAAAACCGCTGAGCGACAGTAAAATTGCTGATATTCTCAAAGAACAGGGGATCAATGTTGCAAGACGTACCATTGCTAAATACCGGGAAACCTTGTTTATCCCTCCGTCAAACGAGCGTAAGCGACTGGTGTAA
- a CDS encoding HPr family phosphocarrier protein yields MTEQTFTIINKLGLHARAAAKFVTKASEFSADIRVRRDNREVNGKSIMGVMMLAAAKGTQITVVAEGDDEEQALQDIGILINDYFGEGQ; encoded by the coding sequence ATGACTGAGCAAACGTTTACCATCATTAACAAGCTTGGTTTGCATGCGCGCGCTGCCGCTAAGTTCGTCACCAAAGCGTCCGAGTTTAGTGCTGATATTCGGGTCAGACGAGACAATCGGGAAGTCAACGGCAAAAGTATTATGGGTGTCATGATGCTGGCGGCGGCCAAAGGGACGCAAATTACGGTTGTTGCCGAAGGGGATGATGAAGAACAGGCACTGCAAGACATTGGCATCTTGATTAACGATTATTTTGGAGAAGGCCAATGA
- a CDS encoding MFS transporter: MSGFYFFYFATLGIQVPYLSLYLQWTGFNARQIGELTAILLATRIIAPNVWGWLADHAGNRMKIVRFASFIGVLALSGIFFNQSYLWMALVLMTFSFFWNATLPQFEVTTLQHLGDLSHHYSKVRVWGSIGFILIVLLLGWLTQQFDLGIIPVALLMTTTGIWLVSLTVPESAATEQSQYHITIANLLKRPAVMAFLMICFLMLMSHGPYYTFYSIYLESYGYSRGLIGVLWALGVVAEVGVFLLMHRWLPRFGLRNVLLLSCLLSAFRWLLIALFPENLTMLIIAQSLHAASYGMFHAAAIAWVHHHFTGRNQGRGQALYSSVSFGAGSAVGSLLSGYLWLSPGPTDTFLLAAVVALFSFLIGLIWLEPKTRARN, encoded by the coding sequence CTGTCCGGTTTCTATTTTTTTTACTTTGCAACGCTTGGTATACAGGTACCGTACCTGAGTCTTTACTTGCAGTGGACTGGGTTTAACGCACGCCAGATTGGTGAATTAACCGCCATTTTGCTGGCAACCCGTATCATCGCACCCAATGTCTGGGGCTGGCTTGCCGATCATGCGGGAAACCGCATGAAAATAGTTCGTTTCGCCAGTTTTATTGGCGTGCTGGCATTGAGCGGTATCTTTTTCAACCAAAGCTATCTCTGGATGGCGCTGGTGCTGATGACATTCAGTTTTTTTTGGAATGCGACCTTACCGCAATTTGAGGTCACAACGCTGCAACACTTGGGTGATCTCAGTCATCATTACAGCAAAGTCAGAGTCTGGGGTTCGATAGGCTTTATCCTAATCGTGCTGTTACTTGGCTGGCTGACCCAGCAATTTGATCTTGGCATCATTCCCGTCGCCCTATTGATGACGACGACAGGTATCTGGCTGGTCAGTCTGACCGTACCTGAATCTGCTGCCACAGAACAAAGCCAATATCACATCACGATCGCAAACTTGCTGAAGAGACCGGCGGTGATGGCATTTTTGATGATTTGCTTTCTGATGCTGATGAGCCATGGCCCTTATTACACGTTTTACAGTATTTATCTGGAGAGTTACGGCTATAGTCGTGGTTTGATCGGTGTGCTGTGGGCTTTGGGGGTCGTTGCTGAGGTTGGCGTGTTTCTTTTAATGCATCGCTGGCTGCCTCGATTTGGTCTGCGTAACGTATTGTTGTTAAGTTGCCTGCTCAGCGCTTTCCGTTGGTTGCTGATTGCCCTGTTCCCCGAAAACCTGACCATGCTGATAATTGCACAAAGCCTGCATGCAGCAAGTTACGGCATGTTTCATGCGGCGGCTATCGCTTGGGTACATCATCATTTTACAGGGAGAAATCAAGGCCGGGGGCAGGCTTTATATAGTAGTGTCAGCTTTGGTGCCGGCAGTGCGGTGGGCAGTTTATTGAGTGGCTATCTGTGGCTAAGCCCAGGTCCGACTGACACTTTTTTACTGGCAGCCGTAGTGGCCCTGTTCAGTTTTTTGATTGGTCTTATTTGGCTTGAACCTAAAACCCGCGCAAGGAATTAA